Genomic DNA from Flavobacterium sp. N502540:
GTAATGATTTAGAAAAATTTGACTATGAATATAATGTTGTAAAATTTAACTATTCGCCGGTCAATTCTGTCGCAAATCCGGTAATTGCCAACGAAAATAACTAATTGATTCTATTCCAACGCTGGTAGAGTGTAGTCTTGCTTACCATGCTAACTGGCTGAAGTATCCTTTTTAGATAAAACCATGAGTCTCCTACACAAACACTACGCTGTGCAAAGTCTCATGGCTTTTACTTTTACTTTCTACTGGAACTCCCCAGACCAACCTGTCAGTTTCATTATAAACTTGTACTGGTCTACCAATACAATCATTGATAAGCGCATATTTGCACTCATAGAACAAGAAAACAGAAGAAGATTATAATAAAGCTGTACTAGGACTTATGGAGATTGATACCGTTAATTCAAATGCGTAAGCTTTTTATCACGTTTCAGCAATTCCGCCAACATTCTCTATTTGACCGTTTACAAACTTAAATTCGAGCCCATGTTCTGTGTCTAGTTTGTAGCGAATGGATACTTTAATGGTCTTCTCGTCTAAAATTCTCAGGTACATAATCTCTTTAATGTTTTCATTATGTTTATCCAGGCTGTCAATATTTAATGCCGGTTCTCCTGATTTTTCAGAATCTTCATAAAAATGAGCATATAGTTTTAAATATCTTTCATACGCTTTCTTTTGAATACTCTTCAAATTACTTTCAATATTCGCTATAAAATTTTGATACGTTTCTTCAAATTGCGTCAATTGATTTTCTGTTGGCGATTCTTCCATTTCTTCTCCGTCTTCGTCATATTCTTCTCCTAAAAAAACTTCTACATCCTGTTGGTCAAAAAAGGGATTCGTAAAAGTTACGTCCGAAGAAAATCCTGCCCAGTCTAGTTCTACTTTTCCCCAATATTTATGTGTTGTCATACTTGTTTTTTTATCAGACATCTACCCGATTTACAATTGCCTAAATTATAAAAAATGTAAAAAGGTCTGGAACTGGGTTACCTTTTTTTAGCATTTTTAATCGGTATGCTTTTTAACACGCACATATATTCAAGATTCGTCATATCGTTAAACAACTTTACATTAATAACAAAAGAATTGTTTTCATGTAATGTTTTATCGACGATTCCAATATCTACATTTTCAGGAAAAATTTCTGAGATCCCACCTGTCACAATTGTATCTCCTTTCTTCACAGAACTTGTCCTGGGAACATCGATTAACTGAACAAAGCCCGCATTTTTCCCATTCCAACTTAGAGTCCCAAAATAGTTACTATTTTTAACTTTTGCATTTATAAGAGATTTTGTATTTAAGACACTTGTAACAAGTGCAAAGTTCTGTGAAACTTTATCTACCACTCCAACAATACCACGATTGTTAATTACTCCCATGTCGCTCTTGATACCGTCTTTTAGTCCAGAATTAATAGTAAGGTAATTCTGTTGGAGTGTATAGGAATTACGAATGAGTTTTGATACAATTATATCATCAGATCCTATACCAAAAATACTATCTATCTCTGGGGCGTTACCTTCTTTTTGTTTACGAAATAACATTTCTAATAACTTAGCATTCTCTTGCACTAGTGAATCATTCTTATTTACTAAATTAATGTATTCCCTTATTTCATCAACTTTTTTATAAATTCCTCCGGACAACAAATCTGTCGCACCAATGAACTTACTTCTATGAAAAGAATGCGATTGAATTGTCAATCCCAAGGAAAATCCTAAAAGGAGTAAAAATAATACACCATTACTATTTTTATATAAAAAATTAAATATTCGACGCATCTTTAAATAATTATTGTAATAATTTTAAGGCCGATGCTTTCTCTCGAATACACAGATCTTAATCCTCAATTCATTCTGTTAAATTCTATTCAGATTTGAATATTGCAAACTCAACCTACAAATAAGAAATCTTAACAAATTTGATCTCATAAAAATTAAAAATCACATTTTTGGAAATATAAAAATATTACCGACTTTTCTGAACAAAAAAAAGGAATCTAAATTTATAAAAAGAGTATTTTATTATCCTTTAATAATATTATTTTATCCAAATGAAAATTCAAGCTTTTAATCAATGTAATAAAAGTCAAACTAATTTCATTTTTTCTGAGTATGTCTTTTACCACCTAAAGTAAAAAATCATTAACATTTCACTCCCTACATTTTATACACCTAAAAAGAATTTCAGTTATTTATAAAAACAAAAAAAACTTATCACTTCACCTTTGTAATAAGCCAAAAGGCTTTTTATTAAAATTAAAAATCTAATTTTTTTCACATTTCTACCCTGTTTGTTTCTTTTTAGAAGTTATTAATAAATCAACCAATTATTTATTTTTAGGATAACATTGTATACAATAGAGATAATATATCATTAAGAAAAATTTCAAAACCGTAAGATATTTGCTACTCAATTAATTTTAAAACCTTAGAATCATGAAAAAATTGAGTTTAAAAACTGCAGAAAAAGTGCTTTCAAGAGCTGAAATGAAAACCATTTCAGGTAGCGGCCCCACAGGTTGGAATGAATGTTGGCTTTGGTGCCCATCACAAGGAGGGTACTGCGAGTACTATTATGGATCTTATGAATGTCGAGTAGGATAATCTATTGATATATTAGAAAATATTTCTAATATATCAATACGATTCTAAACACCTCTGCATTGAAAATACAGAGGTGTTTAGCAGTAGGCAAAAGTCCCTAGTTATACCATCTAAAAACGAAACTCAAATTATTATCTCGCTTATAATTAATTGAATAACTTTACTCATCTTTAAATCTTTAAATCACATCTATTCCCACAAAACTAAAACGCCCAAAATCTCTAACTTAAAAACAATTTCCTATAAGTCCTCTTAATAATTTGTCCGATTTCTTTAATTTGACAATTTTATAATTTCTTTCTTGTAAATCTCCGGTATTTCCCAGCTATATTTGGTATCAATCATTTTATATACCGATTTCCATTCTGTTGCATTTTTATTTAATAAATTATCTTTATTTTTAGATAAGTATCGGCCAATTTCATAAACATTATGAAAACCATTATATGAATTTTCAGATTCTGTAAATGATTCTATTGCAGAATTTACATCTTTGTCAATTAAAAATTTAAAACCAGCTAATTCATGCTTTTTAGCATTTACAAAATCTTTACTTGACTTCATTTGGGCGTCAATCTTATTTCGTTCATTCTTTATAGAATCTAATCTTTTTACATTATTTATAGAGTCTTTATTTAATACTCTTTCTAACGAATCGAGAGTAACAGATCTTTTATAATCTTTATTGATTGTATCTAAATAATCTTCCCAAGATCCTTTAAGCCTACTATTTGGTGCAACTGTAGCAAAGTACCTAACTAATTGTCGTCGTTGCTCCAGCTTACTTAAATCTCTGACATCTTCAGTATATTTTTCAAAATATTTCATTTCTTCAATAGCTTCTCTTCTTTCCTGATAAAAATTTGCCACTATAATCGCTACTGTTGGCAGAGAAAGAGTAATTAATGCCCATTTGAGATACTCAATAAACTTATCAATTTTATCATTTTCTAAAGTTGATTTGTTGATCAATTTATATACTATAAAAACAAATGAAATACCAACTAGTACAACAAATAAATACAGTAAAAGCGAAACCAGACCAATGTTTGACATATCTTTAATAGATTAAGTTTTAATTCATACACTTCATATAAACATTTTACATATCATTTGTAAAACATTAAATTTTAGGTTTTAGAAGACTTGAATGTATCCATCCCTCCATTTTAATACTATGTTTCCAATCCTTGATATCTTTAATATCATTCACTAAGTAAACTTTAGACCATTGTCCGAAAGTTTCAATTAATCCCACTTCATAGCCATTTTTTAACGTTCGGATTGAGCTTGAAGTTTTGTCGGGTTTTGTTCTAAATTCGGCAACTCCATCAGAAACTGAGTTCACCAAAAAGATCTTTCCAATATTGTCTGTTTTTCCAAAAACATTTGTTTTAAAATCGTCCCAAGGAAAAGCAGGTCCCGGATCCGGTTTTCTTGCCGGTGAGATATCGTCGTGTCCCACTACAAAGGATAATTGGTAGGTATCAATCAGGAGTTTGCTCAATTTGGAGACTGCTGCTATTTGGGCGTCTGTATATTTAAACCAATATTGGTTTTCTTTACTGTCCCAAAATTTATGTTTGTGTTTCAATTTTACAATTCTGTCTTTTTCTGACGCAGGATATAGTTTATAACTGGGTGTTCCGTCTTTGTTCTCTCCTACTCTTCTTCTGAAGCTGCCATCTGTCAATTTTTCACAGAAACCGGGATTTACGATTTCAATACCAATAGCATATTCATTCATTCCGGTTCGTCCGTCCCAACTGCTGTAGCCGGCGTGGTTGCATCTGGTGTTA
This window encodes:
- a CDS encoding N-acetylmuramoyl-L-alanine amidase; this translates as MKIDKNWLVQESQAEKIVKDPTSNFQYQISPKYLIIHYTAGDKASGAITWFKQTPAQKNTDRICAHIVIDLDGTITQLAPFNTRCNHAGYSSWDGRTGMNEYAIGIEIVNPGFCEKLTDGSFRRRVGENKDGTPSYKLYPASEKDRIVKLKHKHKFWDSKENQYWFKYTDAQIAAVSKLSKLLIDTYQLSFVVGHDDISPARKPDPGPAFPWDDFKTNVFGKTDNIGKIFLVNSVSDGVAEFRTKPDKTSSSIRTLKNGYEVGLIETFGQWSKVYLVNDIKDIKDWKHSIKMEGWIHSSLLKPKI
- a CDS encoding DUF6985 domain-containing protein, with amino-acid sequence MTTHKYWGKVELDWAGFSSDVTFTNPFFDQQDVEVFLGEEYDEDGEEMEESPTENQLTQFEETYQNFIANIESNLKSIQKKAYERYLKLYAHFYEDSEKSGEPALNIDSLDKHNENIKEIMYLRILDEKTIKVSIRYKLDTEHGLEFKFVNGQIENVGGIAET
- the mreC gene encoding rod shape-determining protein MreC; translation: MRRIFNFLYKNSNGVLFLLLLGFSLGLTIQSHSFHRSKFIGATDLLSGGIYKKVDEIREYINLVNKNDSLVQENAKLLEMLFRKQKEGNAPEIDSIFGIGSDDIIVSKLIRNSYTLQQNYLTINSGLKDGIKSDMGVINNRGIVGVVDKVSQNFALVTSVLNTKSLINAKVKNSNYFGTLSWNGKNAGFVQLIDVPRTSSVKKGDTIVTGGISEIFPENVDIGIVDKTLHENNSFVINVKLFNDMTNLEYMCVLKSIPIKNAKKR